CCACTAAGGGAAATAACAGCTCCACGGCTTCCCCATTGCCCAATTCTCCCAAGGAACTGACGGCTGCGGCACGAACTAAATCGGTGGAGGAGTCGAGGGCTTGTTGGAGCAGACTCAAGGCACGAGGATCGCCCAATTCTCCCAAGGTTGCGACAATGCTCATCTGTAACAGCCATTCCTGAGTGTTGTGATAGGCTTGTTCTAAATCGGGATAAGCTTCAGTTAAGTGCAACGCGCCAATGCCATCAGCCGCCGCCGCTTTCACATCCACTTCTGGATCGTTTTCCAGGCGATCGCGCAAAATCTTTAAACTTTCTTCTCGGTTTGCCTCTCCCACTG
This sequence is a window from Roseofilum capinflatum BLCC-M114. Protein-coding genes within it:
- the nblB gene encoding phycobilisome degradation protein NblB — encoded protein: MSVTPESVQQLLDSENYGDRLRGVNMLRLLDPAVAFPKIQGLVTDNNVRVRYAAVSQLSTVGEANREESLKILRDRLENDPEVDVKAAAADGIGALHLTEAYPDLEQAYHNTQEWLLQMSIVATLGELGDPRALSLLQQALDSSTDLVRAAAVSSLGELGNGEAVELLFPLVDDPDWQVRHRVAQALHRLGAQGEGVESALKRLAQDPVEQVAIAAQNTY